The Gemmatimonadaceae bacterium DNA segment CGAGCTGGAAGGGCAGGATGGCGATGCCGGCGAGGAAGGGCAGGTTGCCCATCCCGAGCATCAGGATGATCTGGGCGATAGTGCGGTAGGTGACGTGCCCGCTCATCACGTGGCCGAGTTCGTGCGCGAGAATCACGCGCAGTTCCTCGCGCGTGAGGTGCTCGATGGCGGCCGAGTTGATGACGACGAAGGGCTCGCCGAAGCCGACGGCGCCGGCGTTGATGGTCGGCGTCTGCGTGACGTAGAGCTGTGGGCGCGTGGGCCAGTCGAGCGTCTGCAGGACCTCGGTCCAGAGCGCGTCGAGCTGCGGGCGCTGCGTGGGGCCGACGCGCACGGCCGACGCGAGGAAGAGATGGCGCACGCCGCGCTCGCCGAAGGCCTTGGCGAAGGCGTTGATCGCGGTGTCGAAGCCCGGCAGCGCGCGCATCGCCGCGAGGGCGGCGCGGTCGGCGGGATGCTCCCAAGTCTGGGACGCGATATCGGTCAGGACGGTGCGCGCCATCGTGTACTCCTTGGGGCTCAGAGCCCCTTGAACGCCTGCTCGAGGTCGGCGAGCAGGTCTTCCACGTCTTCGACGCCCACGGAGAAGCGGAGCAGGCCATCGGTGATGCCGATCTCCGCGCGTCGTGCCGGTTCCACCGAGGCGTGCGTCATCCCCGCCGGCTGACATACCAACGACTCCACGCCGCCGAGGGATTCAGCCAGCGTAAACAGCTTCAGGCGGGTGACGACGGTGTTGGCATTGGCCTTGGATCCCGTCTCGACGGACACCATCCCGCCGAAGCCGCTCATCTGGCGCTCGGCCAGCTCGTGCTGCGGGTGGCTGGCGAGACCCGGGTAGAAGACGCGCTCGTCGCCGAGGCGCTTGGCCAGCCAGGCGGCGACGGCGCGGCCGTTGCTGTCGTGGGCCTTCACGCGCAGGGCCAGGGTCTTGGTGCCGCGCAGGGTGAGCCAAGCATCCATCGGGCCGGGGACGGCGCCGGCCGAGTTGGCGTTGAACTGCAGCTTGGCCGCCAGCTCGTCGGAGTTGGTGACGGCGACGCCGCCGAGCAGGTCGGAGTGGCCGTTGAGGTACTTGGTGCTCGAGTGCCAGACGATGTCGGCGCCGAGCGTGAGTGGGGCCTGGAGGATCGGCGACGCGAAAGTGTTGTCGACGATCGAGGTGGCGCCGGCCTTGTGGGCGACCTCCGAGATGGCCTTGATGTCCGCGAGCTGCATCAACGGATTGGTCGGCGTCTCGATGAAGATCGCGGCGGTGTTCTTCTTCACGGCGTCCTGCACCTTCTGGACGTCGCGCATATCGATCCACGAGATCTCGATGCCGAAGTTCGTGAAGAGCTTGTCGAGCTGGCGGTAGGTGCCGCCGTAGACGTTGCTCCCGACGATGATGTGGTCGCCGGCCTTGAGCATCAGCATAATGCTCGTGAGGCAGCCCATCCCTGAGCTGAAGGCGAAGCCGTGCTGCGCGCCTTCGAGCGCGGCGACGTTGCGTTCCAGCGCCTCGCGCGTGGGGTTCTTGCCGCGGGCGTACTCATAGCCCTTGTTGACCCCCAGCGCCTCCTGCGCATAGGTGGAGGTCTGGTAGATCGGCGGCATAATCGCGCCGCAGGTGGGATCGGGGCGCTGGCCGGCGTGGATGGCGCGGGTGCCGACGCGCTGGGCGAGGTCTTCGGCGAAGATCTTGGTCATACAGGGAATCTACCTCGACTCCCTCGCCGAGGCAGTCTGGGTGAGCAGATCTTCGAGCGCGGCCAGGCGGAGCTGGATCTCGTGCAGTGGCGCCGAGCGCATCCGCAGGAAGAGGCCGATGGTGGCGAGGGTGGCACCGAGGGCGCAGAAGGCACCGACGGCGAGGATGACCGGCACGAGCGCGGCGAGCAGGGCGCCGAGGGGTGCAGCACCGCCGGCGGAGAGCTGCAGCGCCCAGCGGAACTGGGCAACGCCGAAGGCGATGAGCAGCACGACAACGAGGCCGGTGGCGATCCAGCCGACGATCGTGAGGCGGCGGAAGAGCCGATCGCTGCGCTGCTCGGCCTCGATGCGGCTCCAGGCGCGCGCGATGGGGGATTCAGGAGTGGCGTGCATCAGGTGCTCCGAGAGAGAGAAGGTGGGCGAGGCGCTTCTTGGCGTGGTGCAGGCGGGTGCGCACGGTGTTGATGGGCACGGCGGTGACGTTGGCGATCTGCGCGTAACTGAGGTCGTCACGGAAGCGCAGGATGAGCACTTCGCGTTGGGGCGGCGGCATTTCGTGCATCGCGGCGTCAATCCGCCCGGCATCGAGGTGGTCCAGCGCGGTGGGCGTATCGTCGGACTCGTCATCCGTCGCGATGGCGTCGAGCGGAGCATCGACGACGAGTTCGCGTTCGCGGCGGTGGCGGCGCAGCCAGTTGAGGGCACGATGCCGCGCGCTGCGGAAGAGCCAGACCTGGAACGCGGCTGGGTCGTGCAGGGTCGCAAGATGGCGATACACCGCGAGCCAAGTCTCCTGGAACAGGTCGTCAGCGTCGTCCCCGACGAGTCCGGTGAGATAGCGCAGCAGCGCCTCGCCGTGGCGCTGCATCAAGTCTGCAAACGCGCGCTC contains these protein-coding regions:
- a CDS encoding M48 family metallopeptidase, with the protein product MARTVLTDIASQTWEHPADRAALAAMRALPGFDTAINAFAKAFGERGVRHLFLASAVRVGPTQRPQLDALWTEVLQTLDWPTRPQLYVTQTPTINAGAVGFGEPFVVINSAAIEHLTREELRVILAHELGHVMSGHVTYRTIAQIILMLGMGNLPFLAGIAILPFQLALLEWYRKSELSCDRAALLGTQDPDVVLMSFMKMAGGREFGDTLDLEAFKAQSREYEVDDSAWDTVLKAINTAFRTHPFFTVRAGELQRWMASGDYAKVIAGEYVKRADVKPGDGLGEDITRGASYYGDQAKAAVDKLADTAKRAKDAFTDAMKGGAR
- a CDS encoding PLP-dependent transferase, with translation MTKIFAEDLAQRVGTRAIHAGQRPDPTCGAIMPPIYQTSTYAQEALGVNKGYEYARGKNPTREALERNVAALEGAQHGFAFSSGMGCLTSIMLMLKAGDHIIVGSNVYGGTYRQLDKLFTNFGIEISWIDMRDVQKVQDAVKKNTAAIFIETPTNPLMQLADIKAISEVAHKAGATSIVDNTFASPILQAPLTLGADIVWHSSTKYLNGHSDLLGGVAVTNSDELAAKLQFNANSAGAVPGPMDAWLTLRGTKTLALRVKAHDSNGRAVAAWLAKRLGDERVFYPGLASHPQHELAERQMSGFGGMVSVETGSKANANTVVTRLKLFTLAESLGGVESLVCQPAGMTHASVEPARRAEIGITDGLLRFSVGVEDVEDLLADLEQAFKGL
- a CDS encoding RNA polymerase sigma factor; translation: MASTERTSPQSAPNPDSVRQVLIVLRAQAGDERAFADLMQRHGEALLRYLTGLVGDDADDLFQETWLAVYRHLATLHDPAAFQVWLFRSARHRALNWLRRHRRERELVVDAPLDAIATDDESDDTPTALDHLDAGRIDAAMHEMPPPQREVLILRFRDDLSYAQIANVTAVPINTVRTRLHHAKKRLAHLLSLGAPDARHS